TCAGCGTCGGTGCGTTCGCGGCGCAATGGCGCTCGACCCTCGTGCACCGGCCCGGCTACCTGCGGGCGACTGCATGGACCGGCCCTGATCACCGACAACGCTCTGACGAACTACATTTTGCCGGCGTTCGGCGACCGCCCCCTGTCCTCGCTGAAACGCTCGGACGTGCAGGCGTTCGTGTCCGGCGTCGCAGTGGAGCGGTCTGCCAACAGTGTCCACAACATCTTCAGCGTCCTCTCTCAGCTCATGGGCGCGGCAGTCGACGACCTCCTCGTGCCCGCGTCACCTTGCGCCCGAGTCAAGCTGCCGTCGCGGCCCACGACCGAGGTGAAGCCTCCCGCGCCCGCGAGGTCGCAGCCGTCGCGGACGGCATCGCACCGCGGCAGCGGGCCCTCGAGGTTCTGCTCGCCCGGACCGGGCTCCGAATCTCCGAAGCACTCGGGCTCCAGGTCGGTGACGTCGACTTCCTGCGCGGGTCCTTGCGGGTCGAGCGGCAGCGGGACAGCCGGGCCGACGGCTTCATACCGCCCAAGACGCGCAGCAGCGCCCGCACGGTGCCGCTCGGCCAGGTCGTCGTCGACGAGCTCGCCGCGCACCTAGCGATGTACGGCGGCGGACCTGACGGGTCGATTTTCACCGACGACCTCGGCCGGCCGCTCACCTACACGGCCTGGAAGCCGCTCTGGAAGGCGACAGGGACGAGCTACAAGACCCACGACCTGCGCCACTACGCGGCCAGCGCGCTGATCGCTGGGGGAGCGTCGGTCAAGCAGGTCCAGATGATGCTGGTCACGCAACGGCCGCAGTCACCCTCGGCGTGTACGCGCACCTCTGGCCGGGCGACGACGAGCGCGCACGGACCATCCTAGACGCCGCTCTTGCGGACTGTGTGCGGACTCCGGAGGTGGTCGGCCGACAAATGCACAGGTGAGAGCCTCAGGACGCTTTCGACACCGACGACATGTTGAAGTCGGCGACCCGCCAGGCCGGCATCGACGTACGGGTGAAGTAGTCGCCGAACTCGCGGGCCAGCGTCCGCTCGTGCAGACCGACCTCGGCGAGGCGGCCCAGCAGGTCGACCGGGCTCTCGTTGAAGCGGAAGTTGTTCACCTCGGCGACCACCTCGCCACCTTCGACGAGGTAGACGCCGTCTCGAGTGAGGCCGGTCAGCAGGAGGTTCTGCGGCTCGACCTCGCGCACGTACCAGAGGCAGGTCAGCAGCAGCCCGCGCCCGGTGCCGGCGACCATGTCGTCGAGGCCCCGGCTGGCGTCGCCGGACGACATGAGCAGGTTGTCGACGCCGGGGGTGAAGGGAAGCCCGGTCATGTCCGCCGAGTGCCGGGTCTGGATCAGGGACGTCAGCACGCCGTCGGCCAGCCAGTCGGTCTCGCCGATCGGCATCCCGTTGTCGAAGACGGACTGCGACGCGGCGGAGGACGCTGCGAACACCACGGGGTCGCACTCGAGCCCGGGCGCTTTGGGGTCGCTCCAGATCCGCAGCGGCGCGTCGGCGAGCCGCTCGCCGACCCGGGTGCCGCCGCCCTGCCGGCTGAAGACGGTGCGCCCGTCGTCGGCCTCCCGGGCGACCGCGGTCCAGTAGAGGTAGACCAGAAGGTCGGCGACTGCGCTGGGCGGCAGCAGCGTCTCGTAGCGGCCGGCCTCCAGGTCGACCCGGCGCGCGGCCCAGCCCAGACGACGGGCCAGCTCGGCGTCGACCTGGGTGACGTCGACGTCGGAGAAGTCGCGGGTGCCCTGGCCGACCCACGACGACCGCGACCAGTCGCTGGTCTTGCCGGTCACCTCGATCCGTCCGGTCGGCTGGGCGTGCCGAACCCGGACCCCGGTCGAGGTGCCCAGGTAGAGCGTGGACATCTGGTGCTCGGCGAAGCCGAACAGCTCGCGACCCTCGGCCCTGGCCCGCACGAAGACCTCACCCAGGGCCGGAGCCATCGACGAGAAGACGCCGATCGAGGTCTCCGCGGGCGCCTCGTCCCAGCCGACGCCGGACACCGGGACGTCCCCCGGCTCCACGAGGGGCTTGGCGTCCTCGGCCGAGCGGCTCTCGCGGGCGGCCTTCTCGGCCGAGCGCACGAGCGCCTCCACGTCGTCCAGGCCGACGTTGCTGCGCCCGACGACACCGGTGGCGGTGCCTTCCGAGCTTCCGACGGTGGCGATGACGGTCAGCTGACGTCCGCGCATCACGCCGTTGGTGGTCAGCGTGTTCGCCGCCCACCGCAGGTTGGCGTCGCTGGTCTCCTGCGCGATGACGACGCACCCGTCCGTCTCGGACAGCGCCAGCGCGCGTTCGACGACCTCCTGCGCCTTCACGTCGGTCTGCACGGTGCTCATCGGCCGGCCTCCGCCTGGGTGTTGAGGATCCGCACGCCGCGGAAGAGCGTGGTCGGGCAGCCGTGGCTCACCGCGGCCACCTGGCCCGGCTGGCCCTTGCCACAGTTGAACGCACCGCCGAGCACGAACGTCTGCGGGCCGCCCACCGCCTCGAGGGAGCCCCAGAAGTCGGTGGTGGTCGCCTGGTAGGCGACGTCGCGCAGCTGTCCGGCAAGCCGGCCGTTCTCGATCCGGAAGAACCGCTGCCCGGTGAACTGGAAGTTGTAGCGCTGCATGTCGATCGACCAGCTCTTGTCGCCGACGATGTAGATGCCGTCGTCGACCCGGGAGATGAGCTCCTCCGTCGAGGGGCCGCCCTCGGCCGGCTGCAGCGACACGTTGGCCATCCGCTGCATCGGCACGTGGCCGGGGGAGTCGGCGAAGGCGCAGCCGTTGGAGCGGCCCAGGTCCTTGAGCCGGGCCATCGCCCGGTCCAGCTGGTAGCCGACCAGCACGCCGTCCTTGACGATGTCCCACTGCTGCCCGGCGACGCCCTCGTCGTCGTAGCCGATCGAGGCGAGCCCGTGCTCGGTGTTGCGGTCGCCGGTCACGTTCATGACCGGGGAGCCGTACGCGAGGGAGCCCAGCTGGTCGAACGTCGCGAACGAGGTGCCGGCGTAGTTGGCCTCGTAGCCCAGTGCCCGGTCGAGCTCGGTGGCGTGACCGATCGACTCGTGGATCGTGAGGAAGAGATTCGACGGGTCGATCACCAGGTCGTAGGTGCCGGCCTCGACCGACGGCGCCCGCAGCTTGTCGGCGAGGTGGCCGGGCAGCTCGTCCAGCTCCGTCGCCCAGTCCCACGACGAGCCGGTCACGTGCTCCCAGCCCCGGCCGACGGGCGGCGCCAGCGTGCGCATGGTGTCGAAGCGGCCGGACTCCTTGTCCACGCCGACCGCCTCGAGCTGAACGTTGACCCGGACCCGCTGCTGGGTGGTCGTCGTGCCGGCCAGGTCGGCGTAGAACTTGTTCTCCATGACCATGTGCCCGACGGCCTCGGCGTGCGCGACGACGTCGTGGGCGAGCAGGGCCGCGCTCCAGTCGGCGAGCACCGAGACCTTGTCGCTGTCCGGCACTGTGAAGGGGTCGAGCTCGTAGGCCGAGACGTAGGTGACGTCACCGTGCGCCGGCTCGTCGGCGAGCACGACCCGCTCGGTCGACAGCGGCCGGCTGACCTTGGCGACCTCCACTGCGCGCTCCGCGATCCGCACCGCTGCCTCGGGAGTGAGCGCCACGTCGCTGGCGAAACCCCAGGTGCCGTCGTGCACCACCCGGACGGCGAGTCCGACGTCCTCCCGGTCGCTGGTCCCGTCCAGGCGTGCATCGCGCAGGCTCATGCTCTGGTCCCGGATCCGCTCGACCCGCAGGTCGGCGTGCTGGGCCCCCAGCTCGCGCGCCCGGGTCAGCGCGGCGTCGGCGAGCCGTCGCAGCGGAAGGTCGGTGAACGCCGCGTCGATCTCTGCGGTCACAGGTGCTCCCTGACGGTCTGAGTAGGTCGTCATCGGTCGTCGTCAGTCGGTGGCGGTGCA
The Actinomycetes bacterium DNA segment above includes these coding regions:
- a CDS encoding site-specific integrase, which translates into the protein MRPSQAAVAAHDRGEASRAREVAAVADGIAPRQRALEVLLARTGLRISEALGLQVGDVDFLRGSLRVERQRDSRADGFIPPKTRSSARTVPLGQVVVDELAAHLAMYGGGPDGSIFTDDLGRPLTYTAWKPLWKATGTSYKTHDLRHYAASALIAGGASVKQVQMMLVTQRPQSPSACTRTSGRATTSAHGPS
- a CDS encoding metallopeptidase TldD-related protein, with translation MSTVQTDVKAQEVVERALALSETDGCVVIAQETSDANLRWAANTLTTNGVMRGRQLTVIATVGSSEGTATGVVGRSNVGLDDVEALVRSAEKAARESRSAEDAKPLVEPGDVPVSGVGWDEAPAETSIGVFSSMAPALGEVFVRARAEGRELFGFAEHQMSTLYLGTSTGVRVRHAQPTGRIEVTGKTSDWSRSSWVGQGTRDFSDVDVTQVDAELARRLGWAARRVDLEAGRYETLLPPSAVADLLVYLYWTAVAREADDGRTVFSRQGGGTRVGERLADAPLRIWSDPKAPGLECDPVVFAASSAASQSVFDNGMPIGETDWLADGVLTSLIQTRHSADMTGLPFTPGVDNLLMSSGDASRGLDDMVAGTGRGLLLTCLWYVREVEPQNLLLTGLTRDGVYLVEGGEVVAEVNNFRFNESPVDLLGRLAEVGLHERTLAREFGDYFTRTSMPAWRVADFNMSSVSKAS
- a CDS encoding TldD/PmbA family protein, whose product is MTAEIDAAFTDLPLRRLADAALTRARELGAQHADLRVERIRDQSMSLRDARLDGTSDREDVGLAVRVVHDGTWGFASDVALTPEAAVRIAERAVEVAKVSRPLSTERVVLADEPAHGDVTYVSAYELDPFTVPDSDKVSVLADWSAALLAHDVVAHAEAVGHMVMENKFYADLAGTTTTQQRVRVNVQLEAVGVDKESGRFDTMRTLAPPVGRGWEHVTGSSWDWATELDELPGHLADKLRAPSVEAGTYDLVIDPSNLFLTIHESIGHATELDRALGYEANYAGTSFATFDQLGSLAYGSPVMNVTGDRNTEHGLASIGYDDEGVAGQQWDIVKDGVLVGYQLDRAMARLKDLGRSNGCAFADSPGHVPMQRMANVSLQPAEGGPSTEELISRVDDGIYIVGDKSWSIDMQRYNFQFTGQRFFRIENGRLAGQLRDVAYQATTTDFWGSLEAVGGPQTFVLGGAFNCGKGQPGQVAAVSHGCPTTLFRGVRILNTQAEAGR